A genome region from Thermococcus gorgonarius includes the following:
- the cobB gene encoding NAD-dependent protein deacetylase, whose translation MIEEAVRVILKARFAIAFTGAGISAESGVPTFRGKDGLWKHYKPEELATPEAFERDPALVWDFYRWRMQKILEAKPNPAHYALAELERLGILRAVITQNVDDLHHEAGSENVIELHGNIFRVRCTSCSYRENLKESGRIREFVNSKDLPRCPQCGSLLRPDVVWFGEALPRTALERAFKLAEKSDVVLVIGTSGVVYPAAYIPYIVKEHGGKVIEVNVRRSGITPIADIFLRGKAGEVMAKILDRARREVNGR comes from the coding sequence ATGATCGAGGAGGCCGTTAGGGTAATTCTAAAAGCGCGCTTTGCCATAGCCTTCACCGGCGCGGGGATAAGCGCTGAGAGCGGAGTGCCGACTTTCAGAGGGAAGGACGGCCTTTGGAAGCATTACAAGCCCGAGGAGCTGGCAACTCCGGAAGCCTTTGAGAGGGATCCGGCCCTGGTCTGGGATTTTTACAGGTGGAGAATGCAAAAAATCCTAGAGGCGAAGCCTAATCCGGCCCATTACGCCCTTGCGGAGCTCGAAAGGCTCGGAATTCTCAGGGCGGTTATAACGCAGAACGTCGATGACCTTCATCACGAAGCGGGAAGCGAGAACGTTATCGAACTCCACGGCAACATATTCCGGGTTAGGTGCACTTCATGCTCCTATCGAGAGAACCTGAAGGAGAGCGGCAGGATCCGGGAGTTCGTTAACTCAAAGGATCTTCCTAGATGTCCGCAGTGTGGCTCGCTTCTCAGGCCGGACGTGGTCTGGTTCGGTGAGGCACTACCGAGGACTGCTCTCGAGAGGGCCTTTAAGCTGGCCGAAAAAAGCGACGTTGTTCTCGTCATAGGGACGAGTGGGGTAGTTTATCCGGCTGCGTACATTCCCTACATCGTTAAGGAGCACGGGGGGAAGGTTATAGAGGTAAACGTTAGAAGGAGCGGGATAACGCCGATAGCTGATATCTTCCTGCGGGGAAAGGCCGGCGAGGTAATGGCTAAAATACTCGACAGGGCCAGGAGAGAAGTTAACGGCCGCTAG
- a CDS encoding cysteine desulfurase, translated as MRIPEDVRKDIPLTSEVIYFDNTATSLTPKPVIEAMDEYYLRYRANVHRGIHRLSQMATHKYEESRKVVADFLNAKFEEIVFTKNTSESLNLVALGLEHLFKPGDKIVTTPYEHHSDLLPWQRLAKKKGLKLEFIDGDDEGNLDLSDAEKKIKGAKLVAVQHVSNALGVIHEVEELGKLAKEEGAIFVVDAAQSAGHMEVDVKKLHADFLGLSGHKGPMGPTGIGVLYISEEFFDTFEPPLIGGGTIEDVDLDGYKLTEPPERFEAGTPNIGGAIGLAAGIRYIQRIGLDKIERQERKLVKRITEGLDELEVPWYGPRNLKKHAGVVSFNVPPLHPHDVAAILDEHNIMVRSGHHCALPVMKKLGINGTVRASFHVYNSIEEVETFLGVMEELVKSLRG; from the coding sequence ATGAGGATTCCGGAAGATGTTAGGAAGGACATCCCGCTGACCAGCGAGGTCATCTACTTCGACAACACCGCCACATCACTCACGCCGAAGCCTGTCATAGAAGCCATGGACGAGTATTATCTGAGATACCGCGCCAACGTCCACCGCGGGATACACCGCCTTTCTCAGATGGCGACGCATAAGTACGAAGAGAGCAGGAAGGTCGTGGCTGACTTCCTCAATGCCAAGTTCGAGGAGATAGTCTTCACGAAGAACACGAGCGAGAGCCTCAACCTGGTCGCTCTCGGGCTGGAGCATCTCTTCAAGCCAGGAGATAAGATAGTTACGACTCCCTACGAGCACCACTCGGATTTACTCCCATGGCAGAGGCTGGCAAAGAAGAAGGGCCTAAAGCTGGAGTTCATAGATGGGGATGACGAGGGCAACCTCGATTTGAGCGATGCAGAAAAGAAGATAAAGGGAGCCAAGCTCGTCGCCGTCCAGCACGTCTCCAACGCTCTCGGCGTTATCCACGAGGTCGAGGAGCTCGGAAAGCTCGCTAAGGAGGAGGGAGCTATATTCGTCGTTGACGCCGCTCAGAGCGCGGGACATATGGAAGTGGATGTTAAAAAGCTTCACGCCGACTTTTTAGGCCTTTCAGGCCACAAGGGGCCGATGGGACCGACGGGGATAGGCGTTCTTTACATAAGCGAGGAGTTCTTTGATACCTTCGAGCCGCCACTCATCGGGGGCGGGACGATCGAAGACGTTGATCTCGACGGTTACAAGCTGACGGAGCCACCTGAGCGCTTCGAGGCGGGGACGCCAAACATCGGCGGGGCGATAGGCCTCGCAGCCGGAATACGCTACATCCAGAGGATAGGGCTCGACAAGATCGAGAGGCAGGAGCGGAAGCTCGTGAAGCGCATCACCGAAGGTTTGGACGAGCTGGAAGTCCCGTGGTACGGGCCGAGGAACCTGAAGAAGCACGCCGGTGTTGTGAGCTTCAACGTTCCACCGCTTCATCCTCACGATGTTGCAGCAATACTCGATGAGCACAACATTATGGTCCGTTCCGGCCACCACTGTGCCCTGCCAGTTATGAAGAAACTCGGGATAAACGGCACTGTCAGGGCTTCCTTCCACGTCTACAACAGCATCGAGGAAGTTGAGACCTTCCTGGGAGTGATGGAGGAGCTTGTAAAAAGTTTGAGAGGTTAG
- a CDS encoding cytochrome c biogenesis CcdA family protein, whose translation MKLQKIAKTRELKYLLLIILLSFGVSALALSAIGMPDFIPQFFTLAMTDSVNPCTFAVYTLFLIALSVKGVGKKRLYLVGLSFVGAVYISYYTLGLGLTLVAGKIPLEWAGYFAIAFGIYTIATGIAERSRTGDKKALRKKMFSADTTVLGALILGISVSTTLLPCSAGPYLVYAAVIARSSMTLVFLLLALYNIIFVLPLLVILFAMGSLRDSKEFSRTMVRHSAELSVVAGVLLVAIGLWVLSQAKV comes from the coding sequence ATGAAGCTTCAAAAAATCGCCAAAACAAGGGAGCTCAAGTATCTACTTCTCATAATCCTGCTGTCCTTTGGGGTGAGCGCCCTGGCGCTCTCGGCCATTGGTATGCCTGACTTCATCCCTCAGTTTTTCACACTGGCCATGACGGACTCAGTAAATCCCTGCACATTCGCGGTTTACACCCTCTTCCTGATAGCTCTCTCGGTCAAGGGCGTCGGCAAGAAACGCCTTTATCTAGTTGGTCTCTCCTTCGTGGGGGCTGTCTATATCTCATATTACACGCTGGGGTTGGGGCTGACGTTGGTTGCTGGAAAAATACCCCTCGAATGGGCCGGTTATTTTGCCATAGCCTTTGGAATTTACACCATAGCAACGGGAATAGCGGAGCGTTCAAGGACGGGGGACAAGAAGGCCCTGAGGAAGAAAATGTTCTCGGCCGACACAACGGTTCTGGGGGCCCTGATACTCGGGATAAGCGTCTCAACAACGCTCTTGCCGTGCTCGGCGGGGCCCTATCTGGTCTATGCGGCGGTTATAGCCCGCTCATCCATGACGCTGGTGTTCCTCCTGCTGGCCCTCTACAACATAATATTCGTTCTCCCCCTGCTGGTCATCCTGTTTGCCATGGGCAGTTTAAGGGACAGCAAGGAGTTCTCAAGGACGATGGTGAGGCATTCGGCCGAGCTCTCAGTGGTTGCTGGAGTCCTCCTGGTTGCAATCGGCCTCTGGGTCCTCAGCCAGGCAAAAGTTTGA
- a CDS encoding aromatic amino acid transport family protein, translated as MPVSEGIERKKVTTSHGRYYSARIAAQRRKKLVVIQNIRRRKGVRGIRTTPITIEKTRISEREALAVLVGTQIGAGVLGLPYAASKVGLIPALGVLMGVMLLMLGTAFIVLKFSAGMGGAQMSTLASRTLGKAGGWLMYLSITLMSFGALLAYVAGMEQVFASLFGVSETVGGAIFWVLASLVVYHGLEASGKTELIMSYIMLALFIGVTFMLVPHAKLENGLYADLSGILSITGVAIFALGCHTIIPDVYKGLGSYEKTRKVLVLAFLIPTAIYAVFMASFLLVFGRGTPEVATQGLESLYGRVGWLVGNIIPLLAITTSYIGIALAQQSNSEEFIKLRRPVAWGLTVIPPAIVYFAGVRNFADVLAFAGDTGDMLAFIVLPVLMWLSAKLRG; from the coding sequence ATGCCTGTTTCCGAGGGAATTGAGAGAAAAAAGGTCACCACATCACACGGGAGGTATTATTCGGCGAGAATAGCGGCCCAGAGGAGGAAAAAGCTCGTAGTCATCCAGAACATCAGGAGAAGGAAAGGAGTGAGGGGCATCAGGACGACCCCGATAACTATTGAGAAAACGAGAATAAGCGAGAGGGAAGCCCTAGCGGTTCTCGTGGGAACCCAGATCGGAGCGGGAGTTTTGGGCCTGCCCTACGCGGCCAGCAAGGTCGGCCTTATCCCTGCCCTCGGAGTCCTAATGGGAGTAATGCTCCTCATGCTCGGAACGGCCTTCATAGTGCTGAAGTTCTCGGCCGGGATGGGCGGGGCCCAGATGAGCACCCTAGCCAGCAGGACCCTCGGCAAAGCCGGCGGCTGGCTCATGTACCTCAGCATAACCCTGATGAGCTTTGGAGCTCTGCTGGCTTACGTGGCCGGGATGGAACAGGTGTTCGCGAGCCTCTTCGGCGTCAGCGAGACTGTTGGCGGCGCCATATTCTGGGTTCTTGCATCGTTAGTGGTCTACCACGGCCTCGAAGCGAGCGGAAAGACCGAGCTTATAATGAGCTACATCATGCTCGCCCTCTTCATTGGCGTCACCTTCATGCTCGTTCCCCACGCAAAGCTGGAGAACGGGCTCTACGCCGACCTATCGGGAATCCTGAGCATAACGGGCGTTGCCATCTTCGCCCTCGGCTGTCACACCATAATACCGGACGTCTACAAGGGGCTCGGGAGCTATGAGAAAACGAGGAAAGTGCTTGTACTGGCTTTCCTCATACCCACCGCCATCTACGCGGTATTCATGGCATCGTTCCTCCTCGTCTTCGGCAGGGGGACCCCCGAGGTGGCCACGCAGGGCCTTGAGTCCCTCTACGGCAGGGTCGGCTGGCTCGTGGGCAACATCATCCCCCTGCTCGCGATAACGACTAGCTACATAGGCATAGCTTTAGCACAGCAGAGCAACAGCGAGGAGTTCATAAAGCTCAGGAGGCCAGTTGCATGGGGTCTGACTGTAATTCCTCCCGCGATAGTTTACTTCGCCGGCGTGAGGAACTTCGCCGATGTGCTTGCCTTCGCAGGCGATACCGGCGACATGCTGGCCTTCATTGTGCTTCCCGTGCTTATGTGGCTGTCAGCGAAGCTTCGGGGGTGA
- a CDS encoding site-specific DNA-methyltransferase, with amino-acid sequence MAGEKTAVVDNPESRFFKALRDVFVGADVEGESGYINLMRIKSKYFERISKLLMEEIEEKTRDFPEFREELFDKLYDFFKRYFNESGSIYFHKTPFGERVYERVYTDDRDVVMFWKTHMLYYVKTDILPRSMRISIDGVKFFFDVSKLQHKKANEKRDRIYQLKGVRKDGTIEFYVLYSERGRKTKKAEILRELKKKGIFLDEEVLDRAFRVFEKQNEVDYFINKNAVQFLKEQFDMWLYQYVYSDETEFSEERVKQLKVLREVAYKIIDFIGQFEDELVRIWRKPKFALRSNYVITLDRIADKKGGIEVIEKIVEKLKEQKETFDRELEKWKSLKEGNRSYRERFEKAGEVDNQLVEWYLLDLIDEDFDPGKILTAGVSGKTLNPEYRFLPVDTKYFEDLEHKILALFDDLDRELNGWLIKSENWQALNTILPKFREKVKLIYIDPPFNTGTNEFTMYVNRFLDSAWITMMENRLRLAREFLNDSGAIYVRIDYHGDHYVRFLMDEIFGKENFRNKFAVRRFKKNVMEKDIKKLPEALDTVYCYSKGDGFSYIDPVKKRKEKRKGFWRHMDDSSGHGSPKVFFGKVLEPPKGKHWKFSQEKIDQLIEEGKLVLVCRHCGYVHDRSKGEWKSCPVCGKDDPIPKYWVEEAEEETLDSNWSDIYGYSNSWAFPTENSEALLERVIKISSSPGDIVMDFFLGSGTTTAVAHKLGRKWIGIEMGEHFYTVILPRMKKVLAYDPTGISRNEDVKEIYNRRKAGGFFKYYELEQYEDVLRKAKYSDSEPFFDPAQDPYSQYIFMRDLKLLETLEVEGSRNTVRVNLEKLYPDIDLAETLSNLLGKRIKRLGKDYVEFEDGQRIDLLNPDYRLVMPLIWW; translated from the coding sequence ATGGCCGGTGAAAAAACTGCCGTCGTTGACAATCCGGAGTCGAGGTTCTTTAAGGCCTTGAGGGACGTATTCGTCGGTGCCGATGTCGAAGGAGAATCAGGTTACATAAACCTCATGAGGATAAAATCAAAGTACTTCGAGAGGATCTCTAAACTTTTGATGGAGGAGATAGAGGAAAAGACCCGGGACTTTCCCGAGTTCAGGGAGGAACTCTTCGACAAGCTGTACGACTTTTTTAAGAGGTACTTCAACGAAAGCGGTTCTATCTACTTCCACAAAACCCCCTTCGGCGAGAGAGTCTATGAAAGGGTCTACACTGACGACAGGGACGTTGTTATGTTCTGGAAGACCCACATGCTCTACTACGTTAAAACCGACATTCTGCCCAGGAGCATGAGGATCAGCATCGATGGGGTTAAGTTCTTCTTTGACGTTTCTAAACTCCAGCACAAGAAGGCAAACGAAAAGAGAGACCGGATTTACCAGCTGAAAGGGGTCAGAAAAGATGGAACGATTGAATTCTACGTGCTTTACTCCGAAAGGGGTCGAAAAACGAAGAAGGCTGAAATACTGAGGGAGCTTAAAAAGAAAGGAATTTTTCTCGATGAAGAAGTCCTTGATAGGGCCTTTAGAGTGTTCGAAAAGCAGAACGAGGTTGATTATTTCATAAACAAGAACGCAGTTCAGTTTTTGAAGGAGCAGTTCGACATGTGGCTCTACCAGTACGTTTACTCCGATGAGACAGAGTTCAGCGAAGAAAGGGTTAAACAGCTGAAGGTTCTGAGGGAAGTGGCCTACAAGATAATAGACTTCATCGGCCAGTTCGAGGACGAACTGGTCAGAATATGGAGGAAGCCAAAGTTCGCCCTGCGGAGCAACTACGTCATAACCCTCGACAGAATAGCGGACAAAAAGGGTGGAATCGAAGTCATCGAGAAGATCGTTGAGAAGCTGAAGGAACAGAAAGAGACCTTCGACCGGGAACTCGAAAAGTGGAAAAGCCTGAAGGAGGGGAACAGATCCTACCGGGAGAGGTTTGAAAAAGCCGGCGAGGTGGACAACCAGCTGGTCGAGTGGTACCTCCTCGACTTGATCGACGAGGACTTTGACCCGGGAAAAATTCTCACTGCTGGCGTTTCGGGCAAGACGCTCAATCCGGAGTACAGGTTTCTCCCCGTGGACACCAAGTACTTCGAGGATCTGGAACATAAAATATTGGCGCTATTCGACGATCTTGACAGAGAGCTTAATGGCTGGCTGATCAAAAGCGAAAACTGGCAGGCTTTGAATACCATTCTGCCAAAGTTCAGGGAGAAGGTCAAGCTGATCTACATAGATCCTCCCTTCAACACCGGCACCAACGAGTTCACCATGTACGTCAACCGTTTCCTCGACTCAGCTTGGATAACGATGATGGAAAACCGCCTTAGACTGGCCAGGGAGTTCCTCAACGATTCCGGTGCGATCTACGTCAGAATAGACTACCACGGCGACCACTACGTCCGCTTTCTCATGGACGAGATCTTCGGAAAGGAGAACTTCAGGAACAAGTTTGCCGTGAGAAGGTTCAAGAAGAACGTCATGGAGAAGGACATAAAGAAGCTCCCCGAGGCCCTTGATACGGTATACTGCTACTCCAAGGGCGATGGGTTCTCCTACATCGATCCGGTCAAGAAGAGGAAGGAGAAGAGGAAGGGCTTCTGGAGACACATGGACGACTCTTCCGGTCATGGGAGCCCGAAGGTGTTTTTTGGTAAGGTGCTTGAGCCGCCAAAGGGCAAGCACTGGAAGTTCTCCCAGGAGAAAATAGACCAGCTCATAGAGGAAGGAAAGCTCGTACTCGTGTGCAGGCACTGCGGCTACGTCCACGACAGAAGCAAGGGCGAATGGAAGAGCTGTCCCGTCTGCGGAAAAGACGACCCGATACCAAAATACTGGGTTGAGGAGGCGGAGGAAGAGACCCTCGATTCAAACTGGTCGGATATATACGGTTACTCAAACTCCTGGGCATTTCCAACCGAGAACTCGGAGGCGCTGCTTGAGAGGGTGATAAAGATATCATCCAGCCCCGGCGACATCGTTATGGACTTCTTCCTCGGTTCGGGGACGACTACGGCGGTTGCCCACAAGCTCGGGAGGAAATGGATCGGTATAGAGATGGGAGAGCACTTCTACACCGTGATCCTGCCGAGGATGAAGAAGGTTCTGGCCTACGATCCCACGGGCATTTCCAGGAACGAGGACGTAAAGGAGATCTACAACAGGAGAAAAGCGGGAGGATTTTTCAAGTACTACGAGCTCGAGCAGTACGAGGACGTTCTGAGAAAGGCCAAGTACTCCGATTCGGAGCCCTTCTTCGATCCGGCCCAGGATCCCTACAGCCAGTACATCTTCATGAGGGATCTGAAGCTTCTGGAAACGCTCGAAGTCGAGGGATCCAGAAACACTGTCCGGGTGAACCTAGAGAAGCTATACCCCGACATAGACCTGGCCGAGACACTATCCAACCTTCTCGGGAAGAGAATAAAGAGGCTCGGAAAGGATTACGTTGAGTTCGAAGACGGCCAGAGGATCGACCTTCTCAACCCAGACTACAGGCTTGTAATGCCTCTGATCTGGTGGTGA
- the glyA gene encoding serine hydroxymethyltransferase, with protein MAEGYREYRDKVLGFIEDHENWRKHTINLIASENVTSPSVTRAVASGFMHKYAEGWPKQRYYQGCKYVDEVELIGVELFTKLFQSDFADLRPISGTNANQAVFFGLTQPGDKAIVLHTSHGGHISHMPFGAAGMRGLEVHTWPFDNEEFNIDVDKAEKLIREVEPKIVVFGGSLFPFPHPVKELAPVAKEVGAYVMYDGAHVLGLIAGKQFQDPLREGADIITASTHKTFPGPQGGVIIYKRFGETEEIAKLQWAIFPGVLSNHHLHHMAGKVITAAEMLEYGEKYAAQIVKNAKALAEALAEEGFKVIGEDKGYTESHQVIVDVSDLHPAAGGWAAPLLEEAGIILNKNLLPWDPLEKVNEPSGLRIGVQEMTRVGMMEDDMKEIAHFMKRVLLDKEDPKKVKRDVYGFRAEFQKVYYSFDHGLPLRE; from the coding sequence ATGGCTGAAGGGTATCGCGAATACCGGGACAAGGTTCTGGGCTTTATTGAGGACCACGAGAACTGGAGAAAGCACACGATAAACCTCATAGCGAGCGAAAACGTGACTTCTCCAAGCGTTACGAGGGCCGTCGCGAGCGGCTTTATGCACAAGTACGCAGAAGGCTGGCCGAAGCAGAGGTACTACCAGGGCTGCAAGTACGTTGACGAGGTCGAGCTCATCGGTGTCGAGCTCTTTACCAAGCTCTTCCAGAGCGACTTCGCCGATTTAAGGCCGATTTCCGGAACCAACGCCAACCAGGCGGTCTTCTTCGGTTTGACACAGCCGGGAGACAAGGCTATAGTCCTCCACACCAGCCACGGCGGGCACATAAGCCACATGCCCTTCGGTGCGGCAGGAATGAGAGGCCTTGAGGTCCACACCTGGCCCTTCGACAACGAGGAGTTCAACATTGACGTTGACAAGGCCGAGAAGCTCATCCGCGAGGTAGAGCCCAAGATAGTCGTCTTCGGCGGCTCGCTCTTCCCGTTCCCGCACCCGGTCAAGGAGCTCGCGCCTGTTGCGAAGGAGGTCGGCGCCTACGTCATGTACGACGGCGCCCACGTCCTCGGTCTTATAGCCGGCAAGCAGTTCCAGGACCCGCTCAGGGAAGGAGCCGACATAATCACCGCCTCAACCCACAAGACCTTCCCGGGACCGCAGGGCGGTGTGATAATCTACAAGCGCTTTGGTGAAACCGAGGAGATAGCCAAGCTCCAGTGGGCCATCTTCCCGGGCGTTCTGAGCAACCACCACCTCCACCACATGGCGGGTAAGGTCATTACCGCTGCCGAGATGCTCGAGTACGGTGAAAAGTATGCCGCCCAGATCGTAAAGAACGCGAAGGCCCTCGCAGAGGCTCTCGCAGAGGAGGGCTTCAAGGTCATCGGTGAGGACAAGGGCTACACCGAGAGCCACCAGGTCATCGTCGACGTCAGCGACCTTCACCCGGCGGCAGGTGGCTGGGCGGCCCCGCTCCTTGAGGAGGCCGGCATAATCCTCAACAAGAACCTCCTGCCGTGGGACCCGCTTGAGAAGGTCAACGAGCCGAGCGGCCTCAGAATAGGCGTCCAGGAGATGACCAGGGTTGGAATGATGGAGGACGACATGAAGGAGATTGCTCACTTCATGAAGCGCGTGCTCCTCGACAAGGAGGACCCGAAGAAGGTCAAGAGAGACGTCTACGGCTTCCGCGCCGAGTTCCAGAAGGTCTACTACTCCTTCGACCACGGCCTGCCGCTCAGGGAGTGA
- a CDS encoding DEAD/DEAH box helicase family protein has translation MVSVIPRLQRIVEEIDFDDLPGEWNSIDLKSFSRGKTLWGFQREALKNAIRVLYCYFKVDNADKRKFYARYGLSSDKDLEKALDIRLSNVKQDVRHILSLYYPIDDGRVRFHNFINRAAFWMATGSGKTLVIVKLVEVLKRLMDLGEIPKRDVLILTYRDDLINQLKKHVSEFNELAPVRGFRINLVELSRYEEIKRESLSQLFNEVTVFYYRSDLISDRGGEKLLDFRNYENGGKWYIILDEAHKGDKEESKRQLFYSIMSREGFLFNFSATFTDPRDIVTTAYNFNLERFIREGYGKHIYLIQQEARAFREKDDYSRDEKQKIVLKSLILLTYIKKVREKASKLAGNVYHEPLLLALVNTVNLGASKKEKPDLVMFFEEIERIGRGDVDPAVFEEAKHELLREFSESPRMVYEEVPLVVDRDLLGGITLKDVLRYVYNSEGFGKVEAILIPGRGQEVVFKLKTSNVPFALVKIGDALRWIRENLRGYEVVESYTDESVFENLDEREEISILMGSRAFYEGWDSNRPNVLLFINIGVGADARKFVVQSIGRGVRIEPLKGRKRRLDALHRSGEDGGLFEKIGGFIQPLETLFVFGTSRKALSEVMETLKAERGFWETLRLLKNRVLEDKPLLIPLFKPSRRTLFEEKTTERLVLPKTTFEALREYLTKTDERVLIARHGLSPSLVARMRETLTNPERYYRIVNEGKTVPISIVVKQLASHLSTTVEEFGGFKPLEDEIVHFEKIGVSLGSEKELEELRRKIGKVLESYGSGTSVEEGFRELRIKALPNHYYVPVIVSEDERADYIRHIVKTGSEVEFLNDLEEYLKDKPMEGAFDWWAFSKIEEHLDRVYIPYYEPNAGRMRKFKPNFVFWFARGEDYIIAFVDSKGTAHTAFEHKANWFRRFFGDSEEPRVFGYNGLKVRVLLYLYNRRGDRVSDEYRDHWITSAGELFERVKNIISSHG, from the coding sequence ATGGTCAGCGTAATTCCAAGGCTTCAGCGAATAGTGGAGGAGATTGACTTCGATGACCTTCCGGGGGAGTGGAACTCCATCGACCTGAAGAGCTTTTCAAGGGGCAAAACCCTGTGGGGGTTTCAGAGGGAGGCCCTTAAAAATGCCATACGGGTTCTGTACTGCTACTTCAAAGTTGATAATGCCGACAAAAGAAAGTTTTACGCGAGATACGGCCTCAGTTCTGATAAAGACCTTGAAAAAGCGCTGGACATAAGGCTCTCAAACGTTAAGCAGGACGTGAGGCACATCCTGAGCCTGTATTACCCCATCGATGACGGCAGGGTGAGGTTCCACAACTTCATAAACCGGGCCGCTTTCTGGATGGCGACGGGAAGCGGGAAGACACTCGTGATAGTGAAGCTGGTTGAGGTTCTCAAGAGGCTTATGGATCTTGGCGAGATTCCCAAAAGGGACGTGCTGATTCTAACCTACAGAGATGATCTCATAAACCAGCTGAAAAAGCACGTCTCGGAGTTCAACGAGCTGGCTCCGGTCAGGGGGTTCAGGATAAATCTGGTCGAGCTCAGCAGGTACGAGGAGATAAAGAGGGAAAGCCTGTCCCAGCTTTTTAATGAGGTAACTGTCTTCTACTACCGCTCCGACCTCATAAGCGACAGAGGAGGAGAGAAGCTGCTAGACTTCAGAAACTACGAAAATGGGGGGAAGTGGTACATAATCCTTGACGAGGCCCACAAGGGAGACAAGGAGGAGTCCAAGAGGCAGCTCTTCTATTCGATTATGTCCAGAGAGGGCTTTCTCTTCAACTTCTCAGCAACCTTCACGGACCCCAGGGACATCGTTACCACCGCATACAACTTCAACCTGGAGAGGTTCATAAGGGAAGGCTACGGGAAGCATATCTATTTGATCCAGCAGGAAGCAAGGGCTTTCAGGGAAAAAGACGATTACAGCAGGGATGAAAAGCAGAAAATAGTTCTCAAGTCCTTAATCCTCTTGACCTACATCAAGAAAGTGAGGGAAAAAGCCTCTAAACTGGCGGGCAACGTCTACCACGAGCCACTCCTGCTGGCCCTTGTCAATACCGTAAACCTCGGGGCGTCAAAGAAGGAGAAGCCCGATCTGGTAATGTTCTTTGAAGAGATCGAAAGGATCGGGAGGGGAGACGTCGATCCAGCAGTCTTTGAGGAGGCAAAGCATGAGCTCCTGCGGGAGTTCTCGGAGAGCCCGCGTATGGTTTACGAGGAGGTTCCCCTGGTCGTTGATCGGGATCTCCTTGGGGGGATAACCCTAAAGGACGTGCTCAGGTACGTTTACAACTCCGAGGGGTTTGGCAAAGTTGAGGCCATTCTGATTCCAGGAAGGGGGCAGGAAGTGGTCTTTAAGCTTAAAACCAGCAACGTACCATTTGCGTTGGTTAAGATCGGAGATGCCCTGAGGTGGATCCGTGAAAACCTCAGGGGCTACGAAGTCGTTGAGAGCTACACCGACGAGAGCGTTTTCGAAAACCTGGATGAAAGGGAAGAGATAAGCATCCTTATGGGTTCGAGGGCGTTCTACGAGGGCTGGGACTCAAACAGGCCCAACGTCTTGCTCTTCATCAACATAGGCGTTGGAGCAGATGCTAGAAAGTTCGTCGTCCAGTCTATTGGGAGAGGAGTAAGGATAGAGCCTCTTAAAGGTAGAAAAAGAAGGCTTGATGCCCTTCACAGAAGTGGCGAAGACGGGGGTCTGTTCGAAAAAATAGGTGGCTTTATACAACCACTGGAGACGCTTTTCGTGTTCGGCACCAGTAGAAAAGCCCTGTCTGAGGTAATGGAGACCCTAAAGGCCGAACGCGGTTTTTGGGAAACTCTCCGGCTCTTGAAGAATCGCGTCCTTGAAGATAAGCCCCTCCTAATACCTCTCTTTAAACCTTCCCGGAGAACCCTCTTTGAGGAAAAAACAACTGAGAGGTTGGTTCTTCCAAAAACAACTTTCGAGGCTCTCAGGGAGTACCTGACAAAGACTGACGAGAGGGTTCTCATAGCAAGGCATGGTCTTTCCCCTTCTCTGGTTGCCAGAATGAGGGAAACCCTCACAAACCCGGAAAGGTACTACAGGATCGTTAACGAGGGAAAAACCGTCCCGATCTCTATCGTTGTTAAGCAGCTGGCTTCCCATTTGAGCACAACCGTTGAAGAGTTCGGCGGATTCAAACCCCTTGAAGACGAGATAGTCCACTTCGAGAAAATCGGAGTCTCCTTGGGGTCAGAGAAAGAACTCGAAGAGCTCAGGCGGAAAATAGGAAAAGTGCTGGAGTCCTATGGATCTGGTACCTCCGTTGAGGAGGGATTCAGGGAGCTGAGGATAAAGGCCCTCCCCAACCATTATTACGTCCCGGTAATCGTTTCGGAAGACGAAAGGGCCGATTACATAAGGCACATCGTAAAGACTGGGAGCGAGGTGGAGTTTCTCAATGATCTGGAGGAGTACTTAAAAGATAAACCAATGGAAGGGGCATTCGACTGGTGGGCCTTCAGTAAGATAGAAGAGCACCTTGATCGGGTTTACATACCCTACTACGAGCCCAACGCTGGAAGGATGAGAAAGTTCAAGCCGAATTTCGTATTCTGGTTTGCCCGGGGAGAGGATTATATCATAGCCTTTGTCGATTCCAAGGGAACCGCACACACTGCCTTCGAGCACAAAGCTAACTGGTTCAGAAGGTTCTTCGGGGATTCCGAAGAACCCAGAGTTTTCGGGTACAATGGCCTAAAGGTTAGGGTTCTCCTTTACCTCTACAACCGGAGAGGAGATAGGGTTTCCGATGAATACCGGGATCACTGGATAACGAGTGCCGGAGAGCTCTTCGAAAGGGTGAAAAATATCATCAGCTCTCACGGATGA